In the genome of Pieris napi chromosome 16, ilPieNapi1.2, whole genome shotgun sequence, one region contains:
- the LOC125057557 gene encoding chorion class B protein PC10-like: MNSKIVLSFFALMLVQAISGQCLNNPAWGQPAYGQAWGPMAAPWMSESYSPAMLSASNGCGLSVSSSSPIAPVGVSMASENAIEGPLAVAGQIPFLGAVQVDGALPTAGAGAISYGSGNGQVAILAEDIAGSYGAVAQGFAGPYRGQCGAYY, from the coding sequence GCAATCTCTGGACAGTGCCTCAACAACCCAGCTTGGGGTCAACCAGCTTATGGACAAGCTTGGGGACCTATGGCTGCCCCATGGATGTCAGAATCATACAGCCCAGCCATGCTTTCCGCATCTAACGGCTGTGGTCTTTCCGTGTCCAGCTCTTCTCCCATCGCCCCAGTTGGAGTTTCCATGGCTTCAGAAAACGCTATTGAAGGACCTTTGGCTGTTGCTGGTCAAATACCGTTCTTGGGAGCTGTCCAGGTTGATGGAGCCCTCCCAACTGCTGGAGCTGGTGCTATCTCTTACGGCTCTGGTAATGGCCAGGTTGCGATATTAGCTGAGGATATTGCAGGAAGTTATGGAGCAGTTGCTCAAGGATTTGCTGGTCCATACAGAGGTCAATGTGGAGCGTACTATTAA